A stretch of the Hippocampus zosterae strain Florida chromosome 16, ASM2543408v3, whole genome shotgun sequence genome encodes the following:
- the LOC127588021 gene encoding 15-hydroxyprostaglandin dehydrogenase [NAD(+)]-like, translating to MSLEGKVAVVTGAAAGIGKAFSEILFRNGAKVVLLDVNESVGKGVMEALNKEAGQDRALFLSCDVQSEEQLKAAFKTTAETFGGIDILCNNAGILNEEDWERTVGINFVGVIKGTYAALEHMSKLNGGRGGVIVNTASMAGIKPLPSCPVYSATKSAVIGFARALAMASTMAGYGVRFNAICPALVETELLATLTQKLGQFTVLEQPTRQLLDSHGVIKTSDVAECLLELVTDESKNGEALMVSTNGKMYATFPSIPPLEVERS from the exons ATGTCACTCGAGGGAAAAGTAGCCGTGGTGACGGGAGCTGCAGCAGGAATTGGCAAAGCCTTCAGCGAGATCCTCTTCAGGAATGGCGCAAAG GTTGTTCTGTTGGACGTGAACGAAAGTGTCGGAAAGGGTGTGATGGAGGCCCTCAACAAGGAGGCCGGGCAAGATCGAGCCCTTTTCCTCAGCTGCGATGTCCAGTCGGAGGAGCAGCTGAAAG CTGCCTTCAAGACGACCGCCGAGACCTTCGGAGGAATTGACATCCTGTGCAACAACGCGGGAATCCTGAACGAGGAAGATTGGGAGCGAACCGTGGGCATCAACTTT GTGGGGGTCATTAAGGGGACTTACGCTGCCCTAGAACACATGAGCAAGTTGAATGGCGGTCGAGGAGGTGTCATTGTCAACACTGCGTCAATGGCAG GTATCAAACCACTACCGAGCTGCCCGGTCTACAGTGCCACCAAGAGTGCCGTAATCGGCTTTGCCAGAGCCCTGGCG ATGGCTTCCACCATGGCGGGCTACGGCGTTCGCTTTAATGCCATTTGTCCGGCTTTGGTGGAAACTGAGCTGCTCGCCACTCTAACACAAAAACTGGGACAATTCACCGTGCTGGAGCAGCCCACCCGACAACTCCTAGACAGTCATGGCGTGATCAA gacgtccgatGTGGCAGAGTGCCTTCTGGAGCTGGTGACGGATGAGAGCAAGAACGGAGAAGCCCTGATGGTGTCCACCAATGGCAAGATGTACGCCACGTTTCCTTCTATCCCTCCCCTCGAAGTGGAGCGCTCGTAG